AGGATTTCGCCTGAGGATCAGCCCTTCGGCCGGAGAACGAGGACCGAGCAGTTCGAATGCCGCACGATGCGGGCGGCGTTCGAGCCGAGCAGATAGGTACTCATCTCCGGCCGGTGCGAGGTCATGACGATCAGGTCGCAATCGGCGGTCTCCGCCTCGCGGATCACCTCGTCATAGACGGTGCCCTTGCGCACGACGGTGGTGACCTTCAGGTCGCCGCCTGCCTCCTTGGCGAGGGTCGAGAGCGATGCCTTCGCTTCGTCCATCCGCTTGGTCAACACGTCTTCCGGCATGTAGAGCGACACGCTGGCCGGGATCACTGGCAACACCGTGAGCAGACGAAGTTCCGCCCCGTGCTGCCTGGCAAGATCGCCGCCCGCCTGAACCGCGTTTCCGATGGTGGCCTGCTCGTCGAGATCGACGGGAACCAGGATCCGGTTGAACATGTCGCGCCCCTCCTTGAGCTTTTTATTGCAGCTTTCTTTTGGCCCATGCGGCGGATGGCGTCGTTGACCTGCCTCAAGCGGCGGGAACGCGCAATCCGGCCGCGGCACAGGCGGCGGCGAGGCGGGTGTCCGGCTGCGCGCCGGCGTCGAGGTGCGGCCAATTGGCGGGCGGCTCACCTGTCTCCATCTGCCGCTCCAGCACCGTGACGGTCGCGTCGGACGCATCGCCCGTGCGGGCCGCGATGCGCGTGCGCAGCGTGTCGCCTGCGGCTTCGAGCCAGAGGGGCGCGAAAGGCACGCCCGCGCGCGTGGCAACTGCCGCGGCGGCGTCCCGCCAGGAGGGTCGAAGGAAGGTGGCATCCAGGATCGCGGGATGACCGGCGGCCAGCGCGCGGGCCGCGTCTTGCATCATGCGGGCGCGCACCGCGTCCGAGACCGTCTCGGCGTAGGCTTCCGGCGGAAGTCGGGTTTCGGGCGCAACGCCCCACAGGCGCTTGCGCGTCACGTCGCTGGAGATCACGACAGCGCCTGGCACACCGCCCGCGTGCGGGGCCAGCGTGGCGGCGAGCGTCGACTTGCCCGTCCCCGAAAGACCGCCGACGGCGAAAAGACGGGGGGTGGCGGGTGCGGCCAGCACGTCTGCCGCGAAGCGGGCGTATGCGTGCGCCTCCTCTTCCTTCGGGCTGTCGCCGA
This is a stretch of genomic DNA from Futiania mangrovi. It encodes these proteins:
- a CDS encoding universal stress protein gives rise to the protein MFNRILVPVDLDEQATIGNAVQAGGDLARQHGAELRLLTVLPVIPASVSLYMPEDVLTKRMDEAKASLSTLAKEAGGDLKVTTVVRKGTVYDEVIREAETADCDLIVMTSHRPEMSTYLLGSNAARIVRHSNCSVLVLRPKG